The Opitutaceae bacterium nucleotide sequence TGACGGCGAAGATTCGCCCTTCTGACCCCTGTCGCGCATTGATTGACGTTGTCTGCGCCCTGATCGAGAGGGAAGGCCGCATCCTTGCGGCCAAGCGGGCCGCCGACGGATCCCAACCCCTGCTTTGGGAATTCCCCGGCGGCAAGATCGAGCCCGGAGAATCGCCCCAGTCGGCCCTTGTCCGGGAAATCCGGGAAGAGCTCGGCATCGCCATCGACCCGCACACTTCGCTGCCCGCCGTCGTTCACGTCTACCCGGAACTGACCCTCACCCTGAGACCCTGGCTTTGTCGATTGACCGCGGGCGAACCCATCGCACACGAACACGCCGCCATCCGCTGGTGCGGACCCGGCGAGCTTCGAGACCTCGACTGGGCGCCCGCGGACATCCCGGTGTTGGAGGAATTTCTCAGCCGCGGCATGTCGAAAGGGTAGGGACGGACCGCCGGGCCGTCCTCCCGAACTTCCCACTTCAGAAACGCCTGGGCGAACCCGTCAGCTCAGCCAGCAGATTGAAGAAGGCCTTCTTCCGTTTCGAAGAGACCGACCAGTCCGTCGGGACGCTCTGGAAGCCCTCCTCATGCGCTTCATCCTTCATCCGGTAATCAAAATAGCCCCAGCTCGCCCCATGCCTGAGCGCGGTCAGGAAATTGCCGTCGTCGC carries:
- a CDS encoding (deoxy)nucleoside triphosphate pyrophosphohydrolase, encoding MIDVVCALIEREGRILAAKRAADGSQPLLWEFPGGKIEPGESPQSALVREIREELGIAIDPHTSLPAVVHVYPELTLTLRPWLCRLTAGEPIAHEHAAIRWCGPGELRDLDWAPADIPVLEEFLSRGMSKG